GCCCCATGCTCCCTGACTGAACTGGCAGATCTGTCTCTTCTTGGATGTCCACTCCTCACACTGCCCTGTCCTGGCCTCCCCACATCCTCTAGGTCTCTTCGAACTCCACCAGCAGAGTATTCACAGCCCTGGTCTTGTGTGACAAGCCCGTGTCTGAGGAACCACGGGAGAGGGGGCCAGCCTCCCCAGATGTGCCCTACCCAGACAACCTCATGGGATTCAAGCTGTTCCTGCCTGAAGGTGAGAGTGGACGGATGCCCGGGCTTTTGCCAACAGCACGGCTGAGGTGCCCGGTCTGAACCTGCTCTCCCTTCTTCTCAGGGCCCTGTGACCACACTGTGGCCAAGCTCCAGCCAGGAGACGTGGGCGCCATCACCACCAAGGTGCTCCGGCTGAATGGGGACAAGATCTTGGAGGACTTCAGCAAGCGGCAGCAACCAAAATTCAAGTCAGAGATGCTGCGGCAGGACTACATAAGGCGGGGTGGCAAGGTGAGGTCGGCGAGGCTTCCCCAGGCTGAGAGGGGCTCTGCAGGAAGAAAAGCCCCTGCCCCAGGTCTAAGACCAGCTCCATTCTCAGGAAGGATCCGCCCTCTGCGGCCGTGACCACTGCTGTCCAGGAACTGCTACGACTGGCTCAGGCGCACCCCACAGGACCCCCCACCCTCGACCCTGTCAATGACCTGCAACTCAAGGATGTGTCTGTGGTCGAGGGGGGACTCCGGGCCCGGAAGCTGGAGGAGCTGATCCGGGGGgctcagtgtgtgcacagtccccGTTTCCTGCCCAGGTTGGTCCCTGGATGTGAGCTTCCCAGCTGGAAGGGACGGCTTTCCCTCTCATCCCCTGCAGACTGGCTGCCCCCGTCCCAGTCCTGGTCCTCAGCTCCCCTGCTGAGGTCAGGGAGGAGCCTCACAAGCCCTTGCCCTTGGCTCCTTGCAGTACCTGAAGCTGCGGGAGCGGATGCAGATCCAGAAGGAGATGGAGCGGCTGCGCTTCCTGCTGTCGGACCAGTCGCTGCTGCTGCTCCCGGAGTACCACCAGCGAGTAGAGGTGGGGGCCGGGGCTGGGCTGGTGGGCTGGCGGGGAAGCCGTCTGCCGGCTCCCAACACCCGCCATCCTTGCAGATGGTCCGAACCCTGGGGTACGTGGATGAGGCAGGCACAGTGAAGCTGGCCGGGCAGGTGGCTTGTGCCATGAGCAGCCACGAGCTGCTCCTCACCGAGGCCAGTACCGGGAGCTACTCCTTTCAGAGCTCCTGGGCCGGCGGGCACCTGCCTCGGTGCAACTCGGCCTTGCCTACCACGTACATGACCTCACTGGGGCCCAGCTGGTGGACTGGTGAGTCTTGCGCCCCAGCCTCTGGAAGATGACAGAGCAATGACCTCAGGTTGGATTTCCTCCCTCCTTGTGCTTCCCTCATTAGCAAAGCCCAGCCCCTCTCCTGTCTTCTGGAACCTGGGAACATATCCAGCCAAGTTCTGAGTTCTCTGGAACTCAGGAACCCAGCTCCAGCCTTGTCTTTCTCTTGCACAGTGTCTCCACCACTTCTGGAACCCTCCTCCGCCTGCCAGAGACCTGAAGACTCTCTTCATCATTGCACACCTCCCCAGGGTGGGGATTGAGGGGCCCAGGAGGGCTGCCTGCCCTGGATCAGGCAGGGTCACCTTGGGAAGGCTCAGGAGCCAGGATGAGTGCTGGGCTTGCTGCTGTGCCGAAGGTCAGATGTGACTGCCGCTGTTGACCTGGGCTGCGTCCCAGTGGAGGGGTTTGGGCTGTGCTTCTCTGCCCTTTCATGGAAGTGGAGCCAGAAACCTTGCCAAGGCCATGGCTGCTGTCTTTCATGCAGCAAGGTGCTGCCACTATTCTGTCTGGGATGGGAAGGAGGGACCTCAGGAAGCTGTGGAGGTTGGACAGAGTTCTCCATATTTTGGTTGAAATTGACGAATAAAGTTCTTCTGCCTGTGATGTTTTCTGGAGTCTTTTGTTTCATGAGACAAGTGAGTTCAGGCACCTCGTTTAAGGGCAGAGGTAAAGCCAAAGTGGCACCTGAGCTTTACCTTGTTGGAGAGGAACAAGGAGCACTGAGGTCAATTTCCCTGTGGGACGATGAGGATGTGTCTAATTTCCTAAATGATAAAATTTCTGTTAGAGCCTGCAAAAAGCAAAAAGCTAGTGTAGTTCAGGTTTTGCGGGAGTTATTGTAAGagacaggtttcccaggtggctgagtggtaaagaatctaactgccagttcaggagactgggttagaaaggaaatggcaacccactccggtattcttcccgggaaaattccatagacagaggagcctagttggcTACAGTCCCCggtgtcacaaaaagttggacatgactgaaacaaccaAGCCTGTGTGCATGGACAGTAAGAGACAGGTTTCTTAGTATCTTGTTTTGTGGGACCAAGAAAGGAGCCATGTGTCTGAACCATTTGCTGAGCCACGTGGGGCCCTGCTgggcagatgtgtgtgtgtgcacgctatATGCACAGGCACACAGACCCAGGCAGCAGTGCTGGTGCCCGGGGCATTGGGATGAGAGGGTTAACAGGGAAGGACTCAGTTGAGTCCATGATTCCCTCAAGAGACCCAGGTGTCCGGGGTGCCCCCTCCCAGTTCTGGGTCTGGGGCCAGTTGCAGTTCTTGGTTGTCACGTGGTTTCCCGGCTTATCTGGGCCAGGGGAGGAGCAAGGCTCTGAGTCAAAACTCTGCTCCAAGCCCTGGGTTAACCAGAAAGGAGCAGGCGGGTCTGAACTCCTCAGGTCCTCCAGCCATGAGGCTCCTCTGGGGGCTGATCTGGGCATCTTGCTTCTTCGCCTTGTCTCTGCAGAAGCCCAGGTCCTGGAGGCAGGATACGGAGAGCTTGAACAGGGCCAGGGCTGGTGAGGGGAGAGTGGGCTCAGAGGGTCTTGATTTGGGGGGAAGGCTGGAGGCTGGCTGTTGACTCGCACCTGTTCTTCCCAGGTTGCTCCTGTTTTCTCCTTCTGTGGTTCGCATAGGGGTCCCCCGTCTATGGCCGTGAAACTCCAGGATGCTCCTTCAGGACAGATGGTGAGAGGATCCGTGTTCCTGAGGAACCCATCCCATGTTAATGAGCTCTGCTCCCCGAAGGTGGATTTCAGCCTCAGCTCAGACAGAGACTTCATACTCCTCAACGTCCCGGTACAGGCCTACTCCCTCCCGGTGCCACCCAGCGCCCCACCTCCTGTTCTCCTCTGTCTTCTTGGAAACATCTTTGTCTTCTCATCCCcctgctcccttcctcccctcccagccctgtgTTCCTCTGTGTTTCAGTCTGTCTTTTCCCTTCTGCTCtctcacccactccctctccctctcttccagATCCCCCAGGAACAGGCCAGGGTCTGTCGCCTCCATCTGCTCCGCAGAGCCCCCGAGGTGCAGCTGATGGTGCAGTCCTCATGGCTAAGGGACTCTCTGTCCAAACAGACAGACATGCAGGGTGTCAACCTGTTGTTCTCCTCTCGCCGGGGGCACCTCTTTCTGCAGACGGACCAGCCCGTTTATAACCCTGGCCAGCCGGGTGAGTTGGCGCCAGGGCCTCCACCTTTCATGCCTTCCCAGCCACTTGAGTGAGATAACCTGAAGCCCCTCACAGGAAGGCTGCTTTGCAAACATTTGTTCTCCTTCCCTTCGCTTTCTGGGAGGGGGTCTGGGGTCCAGGGCCCATCCTCCCATGGCTCCTGCTCACCTCCTCATCCTCCATTTCCAGTTCGCTACCGAGTCTTTGCTCTGGATCAGAAGATGCGCCCGGCCACTGACATCCCCATGGTCATGGTGGAGGTGAGCCGCCGCCCTCTGACCTTCCTATGGGCCTGGGCTGCTGAACTGGCCTCTGATCGTGACCACTTTACTCCCATTGCAGAACTCTCAAGGCTTCCACGTGTAGAAAAGGGAAGTGTTTGCTCCCTCCTCCATCTTTCAGGACAACTTTGTGATCCTAGACATATCAGAGTGAGCATCTCCTCCCTGGGACATGCCAAAACCTCCCCCGAGCTGTCCACCTACAGCACATGGTCCGATACTGAGCTTCCTCAGCCCCTGGTTCACCCTCCAGTCTCCTCCTAGGGAGTTTGGTGACTGGCTGTCCGCAGACCTCTCACAATAGTGAGCTGAGCCTCTCCTTTGTCTATCCTGAGGCCAGCGATGTGAAAAATCTCAGCCCGATTCTCAGACAGCCTGGATTCCAATAGCAGCACCCAGTAAGGTGAAGAAATATGGTGAGAGCTAGAGACGGGAGGGACAAGCGCTCCTTGTCTGCAAGGAGGAAGGGGTGGAGCAGAGGTGGGGGGTGCAGGGCCAGGGAAGAGAGACGCGGCTGCCACAACCCCGAGGGGAGGGAAATATTTTAAGGGTCCTTTCACGAGAGTCTGATCTGCCCTCCCTTTGCCTTGGGTCAGTTCTCCCCAACTTTGAGGTGAAGATCATTCCTGAAAACCCCTACATCCTGACAACACCTGGCTTTCTTAGTGACATCCAAGTGATCATCCAGGCCAGGTAACTCCCCCTCGCACATGGTCCCTCAGACTGGGCCTGATCCCAGGATGCCCCATGCAGCATGAATGTGCTGTGGAACCCCACTTCCCTCCCTTGCCCCAGGCCTCAGCCCCTCATCCGAATCTCTCCTCCGTGGCAGGTACATCTACGGGAAGCCAGTGCAGGGGGTGGCATACGTGCGCTTTGGGCTCCTGGGTGAGGACGGTGAAAAGACTTTCCTGCGGGGCCTGGAGAGTCAGACCAAGGTAGGAAGGAGGGTTGAGGTGCGTGAGGTGGGTGAGGAGAGTGAGGTGGCGTGAGGAGGTGAGGTGGGAGACTCgagtctcattctctgtcctgtCTTCTTTGCCCCAGCTGGTGGATGGCCAGTGCCAAATTTCCCTGCAAAAGGCTGAGTTTCAGGGTGTGCTGGAGAAGCTTAATATTAGCACTGATGACCTCCCAGGGCTGCGCCTGTTATGTTGCAGCAGCCGTTATTGAGTCTCCAGGTGAGTGGTTTCCCCTGATTATAACCCTGGACCCTCACCTCTGACCTCTGAGCTGACCCTCTGTTCTCTAGCACCAACATCACCTTGCTTACCTTCAACTGGGACACAAAGTCAGGAAAGATGCAGAAGATCGTCTCTCTACAACTGCATTTCTGGGCTTTTTCTGGGAAAGGGCGAACTTCCACcatctccatattgtttttttcacccatccatccacccatccatccaatcctcatctatccatccatcaccctaccatccacctatccatccattcattcattcacccatcctgccatccacccatcatctGCCTATCCAGCTATTCATTCACTCATACATTTATTATCCACCTATCAATCTGGCCATCCACCCTGCCAAACATCTATCCATCACACAAACATCTATggatccacccatccatccatctatttgACAAACTATTTTTCCATCCACTTATGTCTctatccaaccatccatccatccatcccttctCTGTTGACCTCAAAACACATAGAGATGAACAGACGGCAGTTTGTGCCCTGAAAAGTTCAGCCTTGGTGGAGGGAAACACTAGAGCaccccttccccgcccccagccctccttttcctctcttcccagGTTTCTGCGTCCACCTCTCTCCATCCTGTATCTTGCAGGAGGAGAGATGGAGGAGGCAGAGCTCACGTCCTGGCGTTTCGTGTCATCTCCCTTCTCCCTGGATCTAAGCAAAACCAAGCAGCAGCTTATACCTGGGGTCCCCTTCCTGCTGCAGGTTTCTTCTGGAAGGGGGAGGATGAGCAGTGGGCGCCGGAGGTGGTGGGCAGGACGGGGCCGCGTCTCACTGACTGCActcttccctctgcccctccctcaTCTCCCTAGGCCCTGGTCCGTGACATGTCAggctccccagcctctggcattCCCGTCAAAGTGTCTGCCAAGTTGTTTTCTGGATCGACTTCTAAAAACCGGGACTTTGAACAGAACACAGATGGGAGCGGCCAAGTCATCGTCTCCATTGGTGTTCCTCGGACCATCTCAGAAGTGCAGCTCTCGGTAGGACCCCACCCTCATGGGAGTGGGGGAGCTAGGAGAGAACGTTCCCAGGGTGGCAGGTAGAGGGGGGGAAGCTGGGTGCCTGTGCCCTTTCCATTGATCCTGCGACCTCTGCCCTCTCTCCAGGTGTCTGCAAGCTCCCCCTACCCTGCGGTAGGCAGTCTCACTGTGAAAGCGCTGGTGTCCAGAAGCTCTGGATTTTTGTCCATTGAGTGGCAGAATCCGCGACCTCTTAAAGTCGGAGAGACCCTTAACCTAAACCTGCCAGCCGTGGGCATCAGTGGGAGCTTCTCCTACTTCTACTACATGGTGCGCATGAGGGGCCACAGGGGGGACAGGGTGGGAGGGTCTCAAGAGGAAGGAGCCCTCAGGGTGGGTGGAGGCCTCAGGGCATGGGATGGGCAGTGAGAAGCACCCTGCTCTCCTCCAGATTGTGTCCCGGGACCAGATCGTGTCTGTACATcgagagcccaggagccacctGACCTCCATCTCCATGTTTGTGGACCATCACCTGGTGCCCTCCTTCCACCTCGTGGCCTTCTACTATCACGGGGGCGTCCCGGTGGCCAACTCCCTGCGAGTGGACGTCCAGGCTGGAGGCTGTGAGGGGAAGGTAACTGGCATCGGAagagatggggtgtgtgtgtgtgctgggaggATTAAGAGAGAAGACTGCGTGACTGCAAACGGGGTGATTTAGTTTGGGGTGCACTGAGGATGCACAAGACTGAACGAGTTCTCCCCACCCCGACTGCCCCCCACCTGCCACCTCTGCCAGCTGGAGCTGAACGTGGACAGTTCCAAGGCGTATCGTCCTGGGGACACTGTGAAACTCAACCTGAAAACAGAGTCTCGAGCCCTGGTGGCCCTGGGAGCTGTGGACACGGCTCTGTATGCTGTGGGTGGCAAGTCCCACAAACCCCTCGACATGGTCAAGGTTGGTCAGGTCCTCTCTCTgatcctcccttccctcccaggTTCATCCTCCTGCTGCCCGACCCCAGGCAGGCACTAGAACTCACTCAGCTGGACTGCTGCCACTCCTCCCTTGAGCCTTGGCCCCGGTGGCCTCTGTTTccactctctgtgtctctctcgtACTTGTGTGGACCCTGCCCTCTAACCTACAGCTGAGTATGCGATCGTGGCCACAGCCACTCTTGTCTCTGCAGCATCTCTGCCTTTTCTGGCCAGGTCTTCGAAGCTATGAACAGCTATGACCTTGGCTGTGGTCCCGGCGGTGGAGACACTGCCCCTCAAGTGTTCAAAGCAGCTGGTCTGGCCTTTTCTGATGGAGACCATCGGACTGAAATCAGAAAGAGTGAggacagaggaggaaggggagtggGTGGTGGGAGGATAAGGAGGAAGGAGGGGCCTGAAGGGGAAAGACAGGAAGAggaggggtgggaagggctgggctgggaggggagactcagaggggagggggaggcccTGCACCCTCCTGCTGACTGCAGTCCTGCTCTCTACTAGGTCTGAGCTGTCCCAAGGAGTCAAAGTctaggaaaaagagaaatgtgaACTTCCAAAAGGCGATTCATGAGAAGCGTGAGTTGAGGGTGCCCATGTAattctctagggcttccctggtggctcagatggtaaagaatctgcctgcaatgcacgagacgcagggttgatccgtgggttggaaaaatcccctgaagaagggaatggctaccagctccagtattcttgcctggagaattccatggacagaggagcctggtgggctacagtctatgggtctcagagttggacacacctgagcaactaaGGCATATGCAGTTCTCCACGTGGGCCCGAGGCTCGGGATGCAGGTCTGCCTGTTGGGTCCTCTGCTCCCGATTGAGCCCGTGCTTGGCGTCCGGGCTAGTAATCCTGACACCACAGTTCTGAGGTGAAAGGGAGTGGGGGAAGTGCTCTGCTTTGACCATCCTCAAGTTCCTGGTCTCTCGGGGTGAGTCCTGGTGCATCTAGAGGTCGGCCGGGGATGAGGCGTGCCTCAGGCTCACCCTCACCTGGTCCTGCAGTGGGCCAGTACACTTCCCCCGTCGCCAAGCGCTGCTGCCAGGACGGGCTGACGCGGCTGCCCATGGCGCGCACCTGTGAGCAGTGGGCGGCCCGGGTGCAGCAGCCGGCCTGCTGCGAGCACTTCCTGTCCTGCTGCCAGTTTGCCGAGAGCCTGCGCAAGAAGGCCCGGACCAGGGGCCAGGTGGGCCTGGCCCGAGGTGAGGGGCTGGGTGTGGCCGGGGCACTGGCCGGGGCCCCTGGAGGGTCAGGACGGCCCCCTCCTCACCACCCTCCACCGTGTGCCCCCGAAGCCATGGAGCTCCTGCAGGAGGAGGACCTGATCGAAGAGGATGACATCCCCGTGCGCAGCTTCTTCCCCGAGAACTGGCTTTGGAAAGTGGAAGAAGTGGACCGCTTCTCCCAGTGAGGGCGCGCGTGGGGCCTGGCCTTGTCTCTGGGCTGTGTCGGGGTCCTGCCCAGCGTGGGACCCAGCTTCTCACCTTTCCCACTGCAGATTGCGACTGCTGCTCCTGGACTCTCTGACCATGTGGGAGATCCACGGCGTGAGCCTGTCCAAAACCACAGGTGCCGTCACCCTGCTGGGGCCCTGGGCCTCCCTTTTCCAGGCTCCCTGGTCGAGGCTCCCTGCTTGGTCCTTAGCTCTTGGTACAGGAAGGAAGGGCAGAGACCTGGAGATGTCTGCATGCCGAGCATGGGGACTGAAGCCAGAGAGCAATGGCAGGCAGGGGATGGGTGGGAAGTGGGGGGACCAGGGGCAGGCCCTGCCCCTCACTGCTGGGGTCCCCTGGGTGTGATGCCTCCAGGCCTTTCAATTGTGCCCACTCTATATCAGGCTTGTGTGTGGCCACCCCGGCCCGACTCCGAGTGTTCCATGAATTCCACATGCACCTCCGCCTGCCGGTCTCTGTCCGCCGCTTTGAGCAGCTCGAGCTGCGGCCTGTCCTCTACAACTACCTGGATAGCGATCTGACCGTGAGGCCCCTTGGCGGCTGCGTGCAGGGTGGTGGCGGGGGACTGGGGCAGGTGAGGGTGGGGAGCCTAACTGGGCTGGGACCCTGGCCCTCCCCGTCTTCCTGCCCCCAGGTGAGCGTCCACGTGTCCCCAGTGGAGGGGCTGTGCCTGGCCGGGGGTGGAGGGCTCGCCCAGCAGGTGCAGGTGCCCGCGGGCTCTGCCCGGCCCGTTGGCTTCTCTGTGGTGCCCATCGCAGCTGCTGCCGTGTCCCTGAAGGTGATGGCTCGAGGATCCTTTGATTTCCCTGTGGGGGACACAATATCTAAGATTCTACAAGTCGAGGTGAATGGAACACCCTTGAATCTAGGTCCCCAGCTCCCAGATTCATCCCCTGCTCTGGCCCTCTCCCTGCAACAGGGCTGAGGCCACCCCCAAACCCAATGCTTTGGTCCATTGCACTTTCCATAATCCTGGCCCCACTGTGTCCCTGAAGTTCCAACTGCAAGTCCTGAGGAGTGTGCGCTGGGAGGGGCAGGCTGTAGCCTCTCACAGCTCCGTTTCCCCTCCACAGAGAGAAGGGGCCCTTCACAGGGAGGAAATAGTCTATGAACTCAACCCCCTGGGTGAGTGACCTCCACTCACAGACAGCAGTgtcctggaggtgggaggggacagagggCGTGGGCAGCAGGACAGACCGCTGACTCCCATCATCTTCCCAGACCCCCGAGGCTGGACCTTGGAAATTCCTGGCAACTCTGATCCCAATATTATCCCTGAAGGAGATTTCAAGAGTTTCGTCAGAGTCACAGGTGGGCGTGTCCTCCAGTCCCTTCCCAGGGGCTTCTCTTGGATTCATGGGAAACCTGGGAATTTCTGTTTGATCCTGAGACTCCATGACCCTCCGACCCTGGCCCCCGGACCTGCTCTCTGACCCTCCATCGTGTCCCTCCCCATAGCCTCGGATCCACTGGAAGGGTTGGGCTCTGAGGGGGCCTTGTCACCGGGAGGCCTGTCCTCCCTCCTGAGGCTTCCCCAAGGCTGCGCGGAACAAACCATGACCCTGTTGGCTCCAACACTGGCTGCTTCCCGCTacctggacaagactgagcagtggAGCATGCTGCCCCTGAGACCAAGGACCACGCTGTGAATATCATCCAGAAAGGTTCTGAGTGTAGCGACTAGCAGGACTGGGGGCCAGGGGAGGGCAATTAATGGAAGCTGGGCAGCCCGGGTGGTCAGAGCAGGGAAGAGAGATTCGGTCCCCAGTGGAAATGTTGAGCGTAGCCTGGCCACAGCAGTAGGGAAGTGGGTGTGATCTCAGCTGCCTCTCCCCTCCAAGGCTACACGTGGATCCAGGAGTTTCGAAAAAGAGATGGTTCCTACGGGGCTTGGTTACATTGGGACAGTAGCACCTGGTGAGTTTGGGGGAGTGTCCTGGGTGTATGGAAGGGGCCAGGGCTGGTGGGGGCAGAGCCAGCTACTATGGGAGGGTAAATAGCCAGGAGCCACCAGGAGTGGGGCCTCCCCTTTATCGGGACCAGTGGTTATCCCTAGCAATGCCTTCTTCTCCTCTAGGCTCACGGCCTTTGTGCTGAAGATACTGAGTTTGGCCCAGGATCAGGTGGGCGGCTCTGCTAAAAAGCTGCAGGAGACGGCCACGTGGCTGCTGTCGCAGCAACGGGATGATGGCTCATTCCATGACCCCTGTCCTGTTATCCACAGGGAAATGCAGGTATGGGGCTGGGAGGCTGGGCCAAGGGCATAGGAGGGAAGAgtagccctgcccctccccactcatGGTTGGTGCCTCCTTTTCTGCCCACTTCAACCAGGGAGGCTTAGTGGGAAGCGATGAGACTGTGGCGCTCACGGCTCTTGTGGTCATTGCCCTTCACCACAGGCTGGCGGTCCTCCCAGACAAGCATTCTGAGCACTTGAGTAGAGTGGTAAGGCAGCTATGTGTCTGCCCTTCGCTGATCCCTTTCCTCTCAGAAGCCCAGTCCACAGATCTCCCCCAACTTTCTCCAGGAAAATTCCTTCTCAAGAGTAAACACCTTCTTGGGTGCGAAAGTAACCTCTGGGCTCCTGGGCTCCCACGCCTCCGCCATCACGGCCTATACCCTGTTGCTGACCGAGGCCCTCGAGGACCTGCGGAGAGTTGCCCACAACAACCTCATGGCCATGGCCAAGGACATCGGTGGTGAGGGGGTCCTGGCAGTGAACCTGAGGCTTGGGAGAGCGAGACCCCTGAGCATGTCCAAAGGGAGAAACGGAATGAATGGAGGCCCTCGGAGGGAATCAGAGCATAAGCAGGGGTTACTGGGAAATTAGGAGAGATAAAGGGGGGGCGTCAAAGGGTCAGATGACTAAGATCCTCCCCTGTTCACCTGTGGGTCTCCTTTCACTCCAGATAAGCTGTACTGGGGCTCAGTCACCACTTCTCCAAGCAACGTCCTATCACCCACTCCGGCTCCACGTAGCCCAGCAGACCCCATTCCCCAGGCTCCGGCCCTGTGGATTGAAACCACGGCCTACGGCCTGCTACACCTGCTGCTATGGGAGGGCAAGGCTGAGTTGGCCGACCAGGCTGCATCCTGGCTGACCCGCCAGGGCAGCTTCCAAGGGGGATTCCGCAGCACCCAGGTAGGGGCTGTCCTGGGGTTCTAGGGTGGCTGGTCCTGAGCCCGAGTACCTGAGTCCCGGCCCATTTGCCCCAGGACACTGTTGTGGCTCTGGACGCCCTGTCTGCGTACTGGATTGCGTCCCACACCGCCGAGGAGAAGGGGCTCAACGTGACCCTGAGCTCCTTGGGCCGCAGTGGGCTCAAGTCCCACGTGTTGCAGCTGACCAACCACCAAGTCCacaggctggaggaggagctgcagGTGAACCATGCCCTCACCTGGGTGACCGGGACACCTGGGCCTCCCTCGGCCAGGCCAGAAGCCATCCCATCTTCCTCACCCCTGCTGAATCCCTATGGCCCCTCTTTCTGATAACAGACTGATAAGTCTGTGGGAAGACTTACTGGCTCTGTGAGCTGTAGCAAGTCACCCAACCTCTGAGCTTCATTGATCTGATCTAAAAATGATCCATGCAGAATCTACAGAGGGTTTAGGAGATGGTGGAGAGAGAATGCAGGTGAAAGTAGAAAGTGTTGAgaagagaggtggggagaggaggtggagTTATTTTGGTGGAGGAGGTAAGTTGAAGCAACAGTGTGCCCTTCTGACATCTCTTTCCCTTTTGTGCTTGTGAAAGTTTTCCCTGGGAAGCAAGATTAACGTGGAGGTGAGAGGAAACAGCAAAGGAACCTTGAAGGTGAGAGCTGGTGGCACTGGGCAGGCAGGCCCATCAGGGTGAAGCCGGGGTGTTGAGTGGGAGACCTGCGGGCAGAGCTCATGgtctgggcaggaggaagaggcccCTGGGTTGCGGTTGCCTGTGCTCTGTCCTGGGCAGGTGCCCCTCACTCTGCTCTGCCCTCTTTCTGGGCACCTGTGGTCCCCTTCAGCCCTCAGTGCTGATGCTCAAACACTTGGCCCCTCAAGCCAAGTGTCTCCCCTGAGCTCTGAGCCCCTGTGTCCCACAGCACCTTAGACGTGGTTGAGCCCCaaaccccttcctcctcctgtgtctccttgtcTGACTGACAGTGTCCCTTCCATACAGGAGCCCAGCTGCCACTGCAGAGGCCATCTTAGTGCCCCCTGCTCCATCCTAAGCCTATCCTCATGACCCCAGTAACTCCTCGTCTGCTTTCACCCCAGCCATGCCCACCTCCCCAGCAGGACAGGTCCTTGCATCTATACACATCTCCTGGCCCTGAATGTCCTTCAGGTGCTTCTTGTCCCCCATGACACACTCATTCTCCTCCTCCAAGCTTCTCCTGGCAGCCATTCCTGAACTTTTCTCTGTAGCTTCTTCAGTGCATGTGTACAGTGCCTGCCCCCATGCCAGGACCCTGCTCTGCTCTCTTTCTCACCCAACACCTCGGCTCCTTTGTATTTTTGGACTGGTCTGGGAGGTGGATGGGAATGGGCAGAGGGCCTCGAAGCTCTTAGCCCAGGAGCTAAGGGGTCCAGAGCCTTCCATGTGGCTCTGGAGAGAGGTCTGTGGCCCCAAAGGTCCCAtgtccccttcccaccccttgTTGAGCCAGGTCCTTTGCAACTACAATGTCATGGACATGACGAACACGACCCGCCAGGGTCTTCAGATTGAAGTGACGGTCATGGGCCACGTCGAGTACACGAGTGAGTGTTGGGGTCACAGGCTGTGGGTCTCTGAGGGGGTGGTGCCAGGGCTGAGCCACAGTGCTGTCCCCTCGCAGTAGAGGCGGAGGAGGACTACGAGGACTAAAGTAGGAGGACTGTCCAGCCGGGGATGACCCCGAGGCCCACTCCCGGCCCATGACACCTCTAAATCTGTTTGACAGGTGGAGGAACTACTGTAAGACAGAGGCTGCCAAGGCGGCCAACGAACTGGAACCCAGGGTGCATCCAGTGAACCAGGCAGGGGGACCCAGACAACAGGCACGTGTCTCCACAGGCAAGTCTGCGAAGGTGGGGCTGTCAGGCATGGCCATTACGGACATCACCCTCCTGAGTGGATTCCACGCCCTGCGGGCTGACCTGGAGACGGTGTGACCAGCCACCCA
This genomic interval from Bos taurus isolate L1 Dominette 01449 registration number 42190680 breed Hereford chromosome 23, ARS-UCD2.0, whole genome shotgun sequence contains the following:
- the LOC101904187 gene encoding superkiller complex protein 2-like isoform X1, giving the protein MTGQLVDLPEYYSWGEELTETRSQIQHRIIESVNGLKSLSAGRVVVVKNQEHHNALGVILQVSSNSTSRVFTALVLCDKPVSEEPRERGPASPDVPYPDNLMGFKLFLPEGPCDHTVAKLQPGDVGAITTKVLRLNGDKILEDFSKRQQPKFKKDPPSAAVTTAVQELLRLAQAHPTGPPTLDPVNDLQLKDVSVVEGGLRARKLEELIRGAQCVHSPRFLPST
- the LOC101904187 gene encoding superkiller complex protein 2-like isoform X2 yields the protein MTGQLVDLPEYYSWGEELTETRSQIQHRIIESVNGLKSLSAGRVVVVKNQEHHNALGVILQVSSNSTSRVFTALVLCDKPVSEEPRERGPASPDVPYPDNLMGFKLFLPEGPCDHTVAKLQPGDVGAITTKVLRLNGDKILEDFSKRQQPKFKSEMLRQDYIRRGGKEGSALCGRDHCCPGTATTGSGAPHRTPHPRPCQ